GGAGCTGATGCTGTTTATATCGGAACTGCTGCTTTAATTGCTCTGGGATGTCATCTTTGCAGAAGCTGTCACCTCGGAAAATGCAACTGGGGTATTGCAACCCAAAGACCTGAATTGGTAAAACGTCTAAATCCCAATGTAGGTTACCAAAGACTTGTTAATCTTGTCAGGGCATGGAACCATGAAATCAAAGAAATGATGGGTGGTATGGGAATTAATTCTATAGAAAGCTTAAAAGGAAATCGTCTGATGTTAAGAGGCCTAGGACTTAACGAAAAAGAACTTCAAATACTCGGCATTAAACATGGGGGAGAATAAGGGGGGATTTTGGTGAGAAGAGTATACGTTAACGAAGAATGGTGTTTAGGCTGTCATTTGTGTGAATACTACTGCGCATTTGCCAATTCTAATGAAAAAGATATGGCAAAGGCTCTTAAAAATGTAACCATTCATCCAAGAATTCAATTGGAAGAAGGCAATAATATAAACTTTGCAGTATCCTGCAGGCATTGTGAAGAGCCGCTGTGTGTTAAAGGGTGTATTACCGGAGCTCTTTCAATCAAAGATGGAGTGATCACTGCGGATACAAATAAATGTATTGGATGTTATACCTGTATCTTATGCTGTCCTTATGGAGCTATCAGTCCTGGTGAACATGGGGTTATACAAAAATGCGAATTATGTACCAATAACATAAAGGGAACGCCTCATTGTGTGGTAGGTTGCCCCAATAGTGCGATCGTCTTTGAAGAGAGGTGAGAAAATGAAATACGTTATAATAGGAAATTCAACAGCTGCTGTCGGTGCAATTGAAGGAATCAGAAAAATTGACTTGGATGGGGAAATAACAGTCGTTAGCAAAGAACCTTATCATGTATATTCAAGACCTCTAATATCTTATTTATTATATGGAAAAACAGATGAAGAAAGAATGAAATACCGCAAAGATAATTTTTATGAAGCTATGAACTGTAAAACAATTCTTGGCAGGGAAGCTATGCAGGTTCATCATGAAAGAAAAGAAGTTGAACTCGATGATGATACAGTTATTAATTATGATAAATTGCTTATAGCTACAGGATCAGAACCTTTTATCCCACCTATGGAAGGAATAGAAAGTGTCAAAGATAAATTTACATTTATGTCTTTAGATGATGCAAAAAATTTAGAAAAAGC
The genomic region above belongs to Defluviitalea saccharophila and contains:
- a CDS encoding 4Fe-4S dicluster domain-containing protein, which encodes MRRVYVNEEWCLGCHLCEYYCAFANSNEKDMAKALKNVTIHPRIQLEEGNNINFAVSCRHCEEPLCVKGCITGALSIKDGVITADTNKCIGCYTCILCCPYGAISPGEHGVIQKCELCTNNIKGTPHCVVGCPNSAIVFEER